From the Halalkalicoccus sp. CGA53 genome, one window contains:
- a CDS encoding DUF7475 family protein, with protein MVSLSLGTLSTVHWLGIALALVSAGVHLVLGVGFLPHPMGILFILAGTGFAGAVVLLLIDYRRRLLYLVGIPYTGVQIVLWIALNLERISAGEIPPSHLGDKVAQVGLILVLVYLYRTSS; from the coding sequence ATGGTGTCGCTCTCGCTCGGCACGCTCTCGACAGTGCATTGGCTTGGTATCGCGCTCGCGCTCGTCAGCGCGGGCGTCCACCTCGTTCTCGGTGTCGGGTTCCTCCCCCATCCCATGGGTATCCTCTTCATCCTCGCGGGGACGGGGTTCGCCGGCGCGGTCGTACTCCTCCTCATCGACTACCGGCGACGGCTGCTCTACCTCGTCGGAATCCCCTACACCGGCGTCCAGATCGTCCTCTGGATCGCGCTCAACTTGGAGCGGATCTCGGCTGGCGAGATCCCGCCCTCACACCTGGGTGACAAGGTCGCACAGGTCGGGCTGATTCTCGTCCTGGTCTACCTCTATCGCACGTCGAGCTGA
- a CDS encoding NifU family protein has protein sequence MSTESQEPEDDLEQRVMNFLRRNFPQIQMHGGSAAIQDLDRENGEVTIMLGGACSGCGISPMTIQAIKSRMVKEIPEINRVHADTGMGGGMDGMGGGGMSPSFPGETSDDDEGPQAPF, from the coding sequence ATGAGCACGGAATCCCAGGAGCCGGAGGACGACCTCGAACAGCGCGTGATGAACTTCCTGCGCCGGAACTTCCCGCAGATCCAGATGCACGGCGGTAGCGCGGCGATTCAGGACCTCGATCGGGAGAACGGCGAGGTCACGATCATGCTCGGCGGCGCCTGTTCGGGCTGTGGTATCTCCCCGATGACGATCCAGGCGATCAAGAGCCGGATGGTGAAGGAGATCCCCGAGATCAACCGTGTCCACGCCGACACGGGGATGGGCGGCGGCATGGACGGGATGGGTGGCGGCGGTATGAGCCCCTCGTTCCCCGGCGAGACCAGCGACGACGACGAAGGTCCGCAGGCCCCGTTCTAA
- a CDS encoding radical SAM protein — MSTESEATPRYHGLSYEEFGERIAHLKARYADCDLCAYDCRVDRTAGNVGTCQVDDTVYVSSYFPHFGEEEPLKGWNGSGTIFLANCNMKCVFCQNFETSHEARGEPATAEEIAEMALSLQARGCHNVNFVSPTHHSPHLVEAVWIARERGLDVPVVWNCGGYERREILERLEGIVDIYMPDVKWSDDRSAALYSKAPGYWENVKRSLREMHRQVGDLRIDDRGLATGGLLVRHLVMPNHVESAKGVMEFVVEGLSEDTFVDVMAQYQPYYKAESEEFYDDINRRITAEEYREVVEHARTVGLERLYLDESMLADRPGFFDLF; from the coding sequence ATGAGCACCGAGAGCGAGGCGACCCCTCGGTACCACGGGCTCTCGTACGAGGAGTTCGGCGAGCGGATCGCCCACCTGAAAGCGCGTTACGCCGACTGCGACCTCTGTGCGTACGACTGTCGGGTCGACCGCACCGCGGGGAACGTCGGGACGTGCCAGGTCGACGATACGGTGTACGTCTCCTCGTACTTCCCACACTTCGGCGAGGAAGAGCCCCTCAAAGGCTGGAACGGGAGCGGGACGATCTTCCTCGCGAACTGTAACATGAAGTGTGTCTTCTGCCAGAACTTCGAGACGAGCCACGAGGCCCGCGGCGAGCCGGCGACGGCCGAGGAGATCGCCGAGATGGCGCTCTCGCTCCAGGCCCGCGGGTGCCACAACGTCAACTTCGTCTCGCCGACGCACCACTCGCCGCACCTGGTCGAGGCGGTCTGGATCGCCCGCGAACGCGGGCTCGACGTGCCGGTCGTCTGGAACTGCGGCGGCTACGAGCGGCGGGAGATCCTCGAACGCCTCGAGGGGATCGTCGATATCTACATGCCGGACGTGAAGTGGTCGGACGACCGATCGGCCGCGCTCTACTCGAAGGCGCCGGGGTACTGGGAGAACGTGAAGAGGTCGTTGCGGGAGATGCACCGGCAGGTCGGCGACCTCCGCATCGACGATCGCGGGCTCGCGACCGGCGGCCTGCTCGTCCGACACCTCGTGATGCCGAACCACGTCGAGAGCGCGAAGGGCGTGATGGAGTTCGTCGTGGAGGGGCTCTCCGAGGACACGTTCGTCGATGTCATGGCGCAGTACCAGCCGTACTACAAGGCCGAGAGCGAGGAGTTCTACGACGACATAAACCGTCGGATCACGGCCGAGGAGTACCGCGAGGTGGTCGAACACGCCCGCACGGTCGGCTTGGAGCGCCTCTACCTCGACGAGTCGATGCTCGCCGATCGACCCGGTTTCTTCGATCTCTTCTGA
- a CDS encoding alpha/beta fold hydrolase, with the protein MGPEWGGATTTRATLLGYTADVTEIADALGVERFGLLGLSGGGTTALSCASALAHRVTTLGLVCSWAPVGVESDLAARLAPLDRAYMQLSRLGPVPFVPAFAVVGLAARYLSAETFTRKLLSRSLSKADRRLLSDPDLRRVLSEDTRESFRTGFRGPARNAYLRYRPWGFDVATVECPAVVHHGTDDSFAPYLFGEYLGDELPDATLYPYPWGHLQFFTEQETVLASLR; encoded by the coding sequence ATCGGCCCGGAATGGGGTGGAGCGACTACGACCCGGGCTACGCTTCTCGGATACACCGCCGACGTCACCGAGATTGCGGATGCGCTCGGCGTCGAGCGCTTCGGTCTCCTCGGACTCTCGGGCGGCGGGACGACCGCGCTCTCGTGTGCGAGTGCGCTGGCACACCGCGTCACGACGCTCGGACTGGTCTGCAGTTGGGCACCTGTCGGTGTCGAGTCGGATCTGGCCGCTCGACTCGCACCGCTCGACCGAGCGTACATGCAACTCTCGAGGCTAGGTCCGGTCCCCTTCGTCCCGGCGTTCGCGGTCGTCGGCCTCGCGGCCCGGTATCTGTCGGCCGAGACGTTCACACGGAAACTCCTCTCGAGATCGCTCTCGAAGGCCGATCGACGCCTGCTGAGCGACCCCGACCTCCGGCGCGTTCTGAGCGAGGACACGCGCGAATCGTTTCGGACGGGGTTCCGTGGTCCCGCTCGTAACGCGTATCTCAGGTACCGACCGTGGGGCTTCGACGTCGCCACCGTGGAGTGTCCGGCCGTCGTTCACCACGGTACCGACGATAGCTTCGCTCCGTACCTGTTCGGCGAGTACCTCGGTGACGAGTTACCGGACGCGACGCTGTATCCGTATCCATGGGGTCATCTGCAGTTTTTCACCGAACAGGAAACCGTGCTAGCCTCGCTTCGGTAG
- a CDS encoding DUF5783 family protein — MAEFDPEKFEEKYVHYFNELQRAYKQAFEYMNERYDSELIHGIDQFVLNESEPRYEGDGEFSIDLPDDPYERMGIAVDRDRFEEVLDTYVDRLEREHRRVFGFEG, encoded by the coding sequence ATGGCCGAGTTCGACCCCGAGAAGTTCGAGGAGAAGTACGTCCACTACTTCAACGAGCTACAGCGGGCGTACAAGCAGGCGTTCGAGTACATGAACGAGCGCTACGACTCCGAACTGATCCACGGCATCGACCAGTTCGTGTTGAACGAGAGCGAGCCCCGCTACGAGGGCGACGGCGAGTTCAGCATCGACCTCCCGGACGATCCCTACGAGCGGATGGGAATCGCGGTCGATCGCGACCGGTTCGAGGAGGTACTGGATACCTACGTCGACCGGCTCGAACGCGAACACCGTCGCGTCTTTGGATTCGAGGGCTGA
- a CDS encoding DUF7130 family rubredoxin-like protein gives MAGERSEVKIGATLYDEEGNEVGRVRGFDQDGIYVTTREGIASLSVEHERSVPEFGEAELVWRCGICGEMGEIVALPDSCPSCGAEREELYYWTED, from the coding sequence ATGGCGGGAGAACGCTCGGAGGTGAAGATCGGTGCAACGCTCTACGACGAAGAGGGGAACGAAGTCGGGAGGGTGCGGGGGTTCGATCAGGACGGGATCTACGTCACGACGCGGGAGGGGATCGCCTCGCTCTCGGTCGAACACGAACGATCGGTGCCCGAGTTCGGCGAGGCGGAGCTGGTCTGGCGCTGTGGGATCTGCGGGGAGATGGGCGAGATAGTGGCGCTTCCCGATTCGTGTCCGTCCTGTGGCGCCGAGCGGGAGGAGCTGTACTACTGGACCGAGGACTGA
- a CDS encoding DNA polymerase II large subunit, with protein MRPADERYFERLETRLEEAMDVASEARRRGEDPSPEVEIPIAKDMADRVENILGIEGVAERVRELEGQMSREEAALSLATDFAEERVGEFETREGRIEGAVRTAVALLTEGVVAAPIEGIDGVEILTNDDGTEFVNVYYAGPIRSAGGTAQALSVLVADYTRALLGIDEYDARDDEVERYAEEIALYDGETGLQYTPKDEETKFIARNLPVMLDGEATGDDEVSGFRDLDRVDTNNARGGMCLVLAEGIAQKAPKIERYTSQLDEIDWPWLDDLIEGTIGEPEGPSAPSEVEPDEEDGSETEPEVDEDDGDESEGPVRVEPADKFLRDLIAGRPVFSHPSRAGGFRLRYGRARNHGFATAGVHPATMHVVDDFLATGTQIKTERPGKAAGVIPVDSIEGPTVRLANGVVKRIDDPEEGLELRNGVDAILDVGEYLVNYGEFVENNHALAPASYVYEWWIQEFSTTEAPVEAMADDPRIDLDDPSPEEAIEWAIEYDAPLHPSYTYLWHDLSVSEFRTLADAVDGAKIAQTDGAVEPGRSGTAVGRGGTLVIERTEETRRALESLLVPHVQEESELHVEEWKPLVRSLGLNETLSRTWKTLSDRAEGWPNAMRAVNEVAPFTVRERAPTRIGNRMGRPEKSESRDLSPAVHTLFPIGEAGGTQRDVTKATHHAPEMNSTPGLISALVGRRECVDCDDFTYRNRCPSCDGRTEPSYFCEDCEIDLDPDEAGRVVCPRCEREGTTLRWETIDLDAIYHEALTSIGEREGSFEILKGVKGLTSEFKTPEPMAKGVLRAKHGVSTFKDGTVRYDMTDLPVTAVKPEELSVTVDEFRELGYHEDIDGEPLRHDDQLVELRVQDVVLSDGAAEHMMKTADFVDDLLKRYYGLEPFYAVDEREDLVGELVFGMAPHTSAAVVGRVIGFTSAAVGYAHPYFHAAKRRNCDGDEDCIMLLMDGLLNFSKSYLPDKRGGQMDAPLVMSSRIDPTEIDDEAHNMDVVDRYPLEFYEATTRMADPGEVEIQIAEESLGTDKEYTGFRHTHETRDIHMGPALSAYKTLGPMMEKMDAQLELARKLRAVDETDVAERVIEYHFLPDLIGNLRAFSSQTTRCLGCGEKFRRMPLSGDCPECGGDVTLTVHQGSVSKYMDHAIRVAEQYDCREYTKQRLYILEKTLESVFEDDTNKQSGIADFM; from the coding sequence ATGCGGCCGGCCGACGAGCGGTACTTCGAGCGGCTCGAAACGCGGCTCGAGGAGGCGATGGACGTCGCGAGCGAGGCGAGGAGACGCGGCGAGGACCCCTCGCCCGAGGTCGAGATTCCGATCGCGAAGGACATGGCCGACCGCGTCGAGAACATCCTCGGGATCGAGGGGGTCGCGGAGCGAGTTCGGGAGCTCGAGGGGCAGATGAGCCGCGAGGAGGCGGCGCTCTCGCTCGCGACGGACTTCGCCGAGGAGCGCGTCGGCGAGTTCGAAACCCGCGAGGGACGGATCGAGGGGGCAGTGAGAACGGCGGTCGCGCTACTGACCGAGGGCGTCGTCGCCGCGCCGATCGAGGGGATCGACGGCGTCGAGATCCTCACGAACGACGACGGCACCGAGTTCGTCAACGTCTACTACGCCGGGCCGATCCGCTCGGCGGGTGGCACCGCCCAGGCGCTCTCGGTGCTGGTCGCCGACTACACGCGCGCGTTGCTCGGTATCGACGAGTACGACGCGAGGGACGACGAGGTCGAACGTTACGCCGAGGAGATCGCGCTCTACGACGGCGAGACGGGCCTGCAGTACACGCCGAAGGACGAGGAGACGAAGTTCATCGCGCGGAACCTCCCGGTGATGCTCGACGGGGAGGCGACCGGCGACGACGAGGTTTCGGGCTTTCGGGACCTCGATCGGGTGGATACGAACAACGCCCGCGGCGGGATGTGTCTCGTCCTCGCCGAGGGGATCGCCCAGAAAGCCCCGAAGATCGAGCGCTACACCTCCCAGCTCGACGAGATCGACTGGCCCTGGCTCGACGACCTGATCGAGGGGACGATCGGGGAGCCCGAGGGCCCGTCCGCCCCCTCCGAGGTCGAACCCGACGAGGAGGACGGAAGCGAAACGGAACCCGAGGTCGACGAGGACGACGGAGACGAGTCCGAGGGACCGGTCCGGGTCGAACCCGCCGACAAGTTCCTCCGGGACCTGATCGCGGGCCGGCCGGTGTTCAGCCACCCCTCGCGGGCGGGGGGCTTTCGCCTCCGGTACGGCCGGGCGCGCAACCACGGCTTCGCGACGGCGGGCGTCCACCCGGCGACGATGCACGTCGTGGACGACTTCCTCGCGACCGGGACCCAGATCAAGACCGAGCGGCCGGGGAAGGCGGCGGGCGTGATCCCGGTCGACTCGATCGAGGGGCCGACCGTCCGGCTGGCCAACGGCGTCGTCAAACGGATCGACGATCCCGAGGAGGGGCTCGAACTCAGGAACGGCGTGGACGCGATCCTCGACGTCGGCGAGTACCTCGTGAACTACGGCGAGTTCGTCGAGAACAACCACGCGCTCGCACCGGCGTCGTACGTGTACGAGTGGTGGATCCAGGAGTTTTCGACGACCGAAGCACCCGTCGAGGCGATGGCGGACGACCCGCGGATCGACCTCGACGACCCCTCTCCGGAGGAAGCGATCGAGTGGGCGATCGAGTACGACGCGCCGCTGCATCCGAGCTACACCTACCTCTGGCACGATCTCTCCGTATCCGAGTTCCGCACGCTGGCCGACGCGGTCGACGGCGCGAAGATCGCACAGACCGACGGCGCCGTCGAGCCGGGTCGTTCCGGCACCGCGGTCGGCCGGGGTGGGACGCTCGTGATCGAACGCACCGAGGAAACGAGGCGAGCGCTCGAATCGCTGCTCGTCCCCCACGTCCAGGAGGAGTCCGAACTCCACGTCGAGGAGTGGAAGCCCCTGGTTCGCTCGCTCGGCCTCAACGAGACGCTCTCGCGCACGTGGAAGACGCTGAGCGACCGTGCGGAGGGGTGGCCGAACGCGATGCGGGCGGTGAACGAGGTCGCCCCCTTCACCGTCCGAGAGCGCGCGCCGACGCGGATCGGCAACCGGATGGGCCGGCCCGAGAAGTCCGAGTCCCGCGACCTGAGCCCGGCAGTCCACACGCTCTTCCCGATCGGCGAGGCGGGCGGGACCCAGCGGGACGTGACGAAGGCGACCCACCACGCCCCGGAGATGAACTCGACGCCCGGTCTGATCTCCGCCCTGGTCGGCCGCCGAGAGTGTGTCGACTGCGACGACTTCACCTACCGGAACCGCTGTCCCTCCTGTGACGGGCGGACCGAACCGAGCTACTTCTGTGAGGACTGCGAGATCGACCTCGACCCGGACGAGGCCGGCCGCGTCGTCTGCCCGCGCTGCGAACGGGAGGGGACGACGCTTCGCTGGGAGACGATCGACCTGGACGCGATCTACCACGAAGCGCTCACCTCGATCGGCGAACGCGAGGGGTCGTTCGAGATCCTGAAAGGGGTGAAGGGGCTCACCTCGGAGTTCAAGACCCCAGAACCGATGGCGAAGGGCGTCCTCCGGGCGAAACACGGCGTCTCGACGTTCAAGGACGGCACCGTCCGCTACGACATGACCGACCTGCCCGTCACCGCCGTGAAGCCGGAGGAGCTCTCGGTCACGGTCGACGAGTTCCGCGAACTCGGCTACCACGAGGACATCGACGGCGAGCCGCTCCGTCACGACGACCAGCTGGTCGAGCTACGAGTCCAGGACGTCGTCCTCTCGGACGGCGCCGCAGAACACATGATGAAGACCGCGGATTTCGTCGACGATCTTCTGAAACGATACTACGGACTGGAGCCGTTCTACGCGGTCGACGAGCGCGAGGACCTGGTGGGAGAGCTCGTCTTCGGGATGGCACCGCACACCTCCGCAGCGGTCGTCGGCCGCGTGATCGGCTTCACGAGCGCGGCTGTTGGATATGCCCACCCATATTTTCACGCAGCAAAGCGTAGGAATTGTGACGGGGATGAGGATTGTATCATGCTTCTCATGGACGGCCTGCTCAACTTCAGCAAGTCCTACCTGCCCGACAAACGTGGCGGACAGATGGACGCCCCGCTCGTGATGAGTTCGCGGATCGACCCGACGGAGATCGACGACGAGGCGCACAACATGGACGTCGTCGACCGCTACCCCCTCGAGTTCTACGAGGCCACCACGAGAATGGCCGATCCCGGGGAGGTCGAGATCCAGATCGCCGAGGAGAGCCTGGGGACGGACAAGGAGTATACGGGCTTCCGCCACACCCACGAGACGAGGGACATCCACATGGGGCCGGCGCTCTCTGCGTACAAGACGCTCGGGCCGATGATGGAGAAGATGGACGCACAGCTCGAACTCGCCCGCAAGCTGCGGGCCGTCGACGAGACCGACGTCGCCGAGCGCGTCATCGAGTACCACTTCCTCCCCGACCTGATCGGCAACCTCCGGGCCTTTTCCAGCCAGACGACGCGCTGTCTCGGCTGCGGGGAGAAGTTCCGGCGGATGCCGCTATCTGGCGACTGCCCCGAGTGTGGCGGGGACGTCACCCTCACGGTGCACCAGGGCTCGGTCTCGAAGTACATGGACCACGCGATCAGGGTCGCCGAACAGTACGACTGCCGGGAGTACACGAAACAGCGCCTCTACATCCTCGAGAAGACGTTGGAGAGCGTCTTCGAAGACGACACGAACAAGCAGTCGGGTATCGCGGACTTCATGTGA
- a CDS encoding ketopantoate reductase family protein: MEVVVLGAGSLGSLVGGLLAREHRVTLVGRDPHVSAVERDGLRVVGEVEREVNPRATTDGTGLSGDLAIVTVKAFDTPEAARVLATGSFRTTLSLQNGMGNESALTDALDSAVLAGTASYGAVLREPGLVECTGIGEVAIGPPGGGESPVAERVGAAFRESGIGCEASMEMPRRLWEKLAVNAAINPVTALSGAENGAVIDGPLAPVAEAAARETAAVARDDGIDLPEERTLDAFTRVAGDTARNTSSMAQDVANGSETEIDAINGYVVDRANGPVPVNETLTALVRGWEREKGLR; the protein is encoded by the coding sequence ATGGAGGTCGTCGTCCTCGGCGCGGGGAGCCTCGGGAGCCTCGTCGGAGGGCTGCTCGCGCGCGAGCACCGGGTGACGCTCGTCGGCCGCGACCCGCACGTCTCGGCGGTCGAGCGCGATGGGCTCCGGGTCGTCGGCGAGGTGGAGCGCGAGGTGAACCCGCGCGCGACGACCGACGGCACCGGTCTCTCCGGGGATCTCGCGATCGTGACGGTGAAGGCGTTCGATACCCCGGAAGCGGCGCGGGTTCTCGCGACCGGCTCGTTTCGAACCACGCTCTCGCTGCAGAACGGGATGGGAAACGAATCGGCCCTGACCGACGCGCTCGATTCCGCGGTCCTCGCGGGGACGGCCAGCTACGGGGCCGTACTCCGCGAACCGGGACTCGTCGAGTGTACCGGGATCGGCGAGGTAGCGATCGGCCCTCCTGGGGGTGGCGAGAGTCCCGTCGCGGAGCGGGTCGGGGCGGCGTTTCGTGAGAGCGGGATCGGCTGCGAGGCGTCAATGGAGATGCCGCGTCGACTCTGGGAGAAGCTCGCGGTGAACGCCGCGATCAACCCGGTGACTGCCCTCTCCGGTGCCGAAAACGGAGCCGTGATCGACGGACCGCTCGCCCCTGTGGCGGAAGCGGCCGCCCGGGAGACGGCGGCGGTCGCGCGCGACGATGGCATCGACCTCCCGGAGGAACGAACGCTCGACGCATTCACACGAGTCGCTGGCGACACCGCACGGAACACCTCTTCGATGGCACAGGACGTGGCCAACGGGAGCGAAACCGAGATCGACGCGATCAACGGCTACGTCGTGGATCGGGCGAACGGACCGGTACCAGTGAACGAGACGCTGACGGCGCTCGTCAGGGGCTGGGAACGGGAAAAGGGACTTCGTTAG